A single genomic interval of Chloroherpetonaceae bacterium harbors:
- a CDS encoding carboxylate-amine ligase encodes MEKEKFTIGIEEEYQIVDPVTRELKSHIQQILEDGRLILKEHIKPEMHQSVVEVGTGICADIEEARRDLVRLRTELAKLAISKGLRIVAASTHPFSDWKYQEITQHERYHGLVNDLQDIARANLIFGLHVHIGIKDREAQIEVMNQIRYLLPHILALTTSSPFWLGRPTGLFSWRTQVFKSFPRTGIPDIFNSYTEFDDYVKLLIQTGCIDNGKKIWWDVRPHPFFETLEIRICDIPTRVDESIAVAALIQATAKTLYDLYRRNMQFRHYSRALIEENKFLAARYGLTGQLIDFSKRKKIPTPDLILEFLRFVDNAVEELGSRKEINTIYKILEHGTSASKQLQVYEATGGDIKAVVDFLIKETLHGLPVELPATQGATV; translated from the coding sequence ATGGAGAAGGAGAAGTTTACAATTGGCATTGAGGAAGAGTATCAAATCGTTGACCCCGTTACGCGTGAGCTAAAGAGCCACATTCAGCAGATTTTGGAAGACGGGCGACTGATTTTGAAAGAGCACATCAAGCCTGAAATGCATCAATCAGTGGTGGAAGTGGGAACTGGCATTTGTGCAGATATTGAAGAGGCGCGCAGAGATTTGGTGAGACTACGCACAGAGTTAGCAAAACTGGCTATTTCCAAAGGTCTGAGAATTGTGGCAGCCTCTACGCATCCTTTTTCTGACTGGAAGTATCAGGAAATCACGCAGCATGAACGCTATCACGGGCTAGTGAACGATTTGCAGGATATTGCACGCGCTAATCTCATCTTTGGCTTACACGTGCATATCGGTATCAAAGACCGTGAAGCGCAAATTGAAGTGATGAATCAGATTCGCTATCTGTTGCCACACATCTTGGCGCTCACGACAAGCTCACCATTCTGGCTCGGACGACCAACAGGGCTATTTTCGTGGCGCACACAGGTCTTCAAAAGCTTTCCACGCACAGGCATTCCCGACATTTTTAATTCCTACACAGAGTTCGATGACTATGTAAAGCTACTAATTCAGACAGGATGCATTGACAACGGCAAGAAAATTTGGTGGGATGTGCGACCACACCCCTTCTTCGAAACCCTCGAAATTCGCATCTGCGACATTCCTACGCGTGTGGATGAATCCATCGCAGTCGCTGCGCTCATTCAAGCTACAGCCAAGACACTTTACGACCTGTATCGGCGCAATATGCAGTTTCGCCACTACAGCCGCGCACTCATTGAAGAAAACAAATTCTTGGCGGCACGCTATGGACTGACAGGGCAACTGATTGATTTCAGTAAGCGCAAGAAAATTCCAACGCCCGACCTCATTTTGGAATTTCTCCGCTTTGTTGATAATGCTGTTGAGGAACTTGGCTCACGCAAGGAAATCAACACGATTTACAAAATCTTAGAGCACGGCACCAGCGCAAGCAAACAGTTGCAGGTCTATGAAGCAACGGGTGGCGATATCAAAGCAGTAGTAGATTTCCTAATTAAGGAAACCCTGCATGGTCTGCCCGTAGAACTGCCTGCTACGCAAGGTGCGACGGTTTAG
- a CDS encoding Uma2 family endonuclease, whose protein sequence is MMTAANEVKKEKPCEDDVAVQLERRRFTVSEYLRMAEIGIFAPDEKLELIDGEIVKKMSPIGTPHLWCVIRLNRLFNAKLATRAIVSPQNPLVLNDYNEPEPDIVLLPLREGVERPTAREALLVVEVSDTTIKLDRKVKVPLYAAFGIVEVWLVDLVANRIEAYREPKDGTYHQVLMFDETERLSPLKFPDVSFSVAEILGTKPLSF, encoded by the coding sequence ATGATGACGGCAGCAAATGAAGTGAAAAAGGAGAAACCCTGTGAAGACGATGTAGCGGTTCAGCTTGAGAGGCGTCGTTTTACGGTCAGTGAATATCTCAGGATGGCGGAGATAGGCATTTTTGCGCCAGATGAAAAGCTGGAACTCATTGACGGTGAAATTGTCAAAAAAATGAGCCCTATCGGCACGCCTCACCTGTGGTGCGTCATTCGCCTTAATCGGCTATTCAATGCAAAGTTGGCTACAAGGGCAATCGTGTCGCCACAGAATCCCTTAGTGCTCAACGATTACAATGAGCCAGAGCCGGACATTGTGCTGTTGCCGTTGAGGGAGGGGGTGGAGCGTCCGACGGCCAGAGAGGCGTTGTTGGTGGTGGAAGTATCGGATACGACCATCAAGCTTGACCGCAAGGTGAAAGTGCCGCTGTATGCGGCGTTTGGCATTGTAGAGGTTTGGCTGGTGGATTTAGTGGCAAATCGCATTGAAGCCTACCGAGAACCGAAGGACGGGACTTATCACCAAGTGTTGATGTTTGATGAGACAGAGCGTCTTTCGCCGCTCAAATTCCCCGATGTCAGCTTTTCAGTGGCAGAAATTCTAGGCACAAAGCCGCTATCCTTCTAA
- the rsgA gene encoding ribosome small subunit-dependent GTPase A produces MQKKSAPPLRRKNFATVSESDLYGTICEVRGAYYIVRTPEGDTYTCKTLRTTLTENPNSTLAVVGDRVRFRPDEERNDVALHNGVITFIEKRRSVLARSRDRRRNRSGELEHVIASNIDQLVIVSSFDKPPFRPKLIDRYIAFAEFEGLVPLLVLNKVDLDTAGEAQTLVQPYCQLGYEVLLLSARCEKGLEALREKLTGKTSVFSGHSGVGKTTLVNKLTGSNLATGELSGKSGKGAHTTSNAIMLPVLSPEGKAVGYIIDTPGIREFGLEGIAREELRHLFVEFRKFAPECAFASCTHTNEPNCAVVAAVERGEIWPSRYESYLTLFAEASA; encoded by the coding sequence ATGCAAAAGAAAAGTGCACCACCGCTTCGGCGAAAAAACTTTGCGACTGTTTCAGAGAGCGATTTATATGGCACAATTTGTGAAGTGCGTGGTGCCTACTACATCGTGCGCACGCCAGAAGGAGACACCTACACCTGCAAGACCCTGCGCACCACGCTCACCGAAAATCCGAATTCTACCTTAGCTGTGGTGGGCGACCGAGTGCGCTTCCGTCCAGATGAAGAGCGCAACGACGTAGCGCTGCATAACGGCGTAATTACCTTCATTGAAAAGCGGCGCAGCGTCTTAGCCAGAAGCCGAGACCGACGGCGAAACCGCAGCGGTGAGCTTGAGCACGTGATTGCCAGCAACATTGACCAACTGGTGATTGTCTCCTCGTTTGATAAGCCACCCTTCCGCCCAAAGCTCATTGACCGATATATCGCCTTTGCCGAGTTTGAAGGCTTAGTGCCACTGCTGGTGCTAAACAAAGTTGATTTGGATACCGCAGGAGAAGCGCAAACATTGGTGCAACCATACTGCCAACTTGGCTACGAAGTGCTCCTGCTCTCAGCACGCTGCGAGAAAGGCTTAGAAGCACTGCGAGAAAAGCTCACAGGAAAAACGTCGGTGTTCAGCGGGCACTCAGGCGTAGGCAAAACAACGCTGGTCAACAAGCTCACGGGCAGCAACTTAGCAACAGGTGAGCTAAGCGGAAAGTCAGGCAAGGGCGCACATACCACCAGCAATGCGATTATGCTCCCAGTCCTCTCGCCAGAGGGAAAGGCAGTCGGATACATCATTGACACGCCCGGCATTCGTGAGTTTGGCTTGGAAGGCATTGCGCGTGAAGAGCTACGGCATCTTTTCGTTGAGTTCCGAAAATTTGCGCCCGAGTGTGCCTTTGCCTCCTGCACCCACACAAACGAGCCGAATTGTGCCGTTGTGGCAGCCGTCGAACGCGGCGAAATTTGGCCCTCACGATACGAAAGCTACCTTACTCTCTTTGCTGAAGCATCTGCGTAA
- the gatB gene encoding Asp-tRNA(Asn)/Glu-tRNA(Gln) amidotransferase subunit GatB — MEYELIVGLEVHCQLNTKTKAFCGCSTAFGAPANTNVCPVCLAMPGSLPVLNRKVLEYAVRLGLITQCQIRRRSIFARKNYFYPDLPKGYQISQYDEPICYDGRVEYELDGVKKSVRLIRIHIEEDAGKSIHDIGDDTYLDFNRCGVPLLEIVSYPDIRSVKEASAYLQKLRQIVRWIGISDGNMEEGSLRCDANVSIRPKGSEKFGTRTEIKNLNSFKNVEKAIEYEALRQRQILEAGGTIVQETRLWDSERQETRPMRSKEEAHDYRYFPEPDLVPIEVTEEMLAQIRAELPEMPEARAARFVSQYQIPEYDAKVITTDRALADYYEETARVCGDAKAASNWVMGEVLRTLKEKAIDISEFPIEAKRLGELISLVKKGVINGNTAKEVVFIKMLEEKTAPEEIVQRDGLAQVSDTAAIEREVAAVLAANPTQLADYRSGKTKLFGYFVGETMKRMKGKANPQIINEILRQKLEQV, encoded by the coding sequence GTGGAATACGAATTGATTGTCGGACTGGAAGTCCACTGTCAGCTCAACACCAAGACCAAAGCCTTTTGTGGGTGCTCGACTGCATTTGGTGCACCTGCTAATACAAATGTGTGCCCTGTGTGTCTAGCAATGCCTGGCAGTTTGCCTGTGCTAAATCGAAAGGTGCTGGAATATGCAGTGCGATTGGGGCTAATTACGCAGTGCCAAATTCGCCGCCGTTCCATTTTTGCACGAAAGAACTATTTCTACCCTGACCTACCGAAAGGGTATCAAATCTCTCAGTATGATGAACCTATCTGCTACGATGGGCGAGTGGAGTATGAGTTAGACGGCGTAAAAAAGAGCGTGCGCCTCATTCGCATTCACATTGAAGAAGATGCAGGGAAATCCATTCACGATATTGGTGATGACACATATCTTGACTTCAATCGATGCGGCGTACCGCTCTTGGAGATTGTCTCCTATCCCGACATTCGCTCCGTGAAAGAAGCTTCTGCGTATCTGCAGAAACTGCGCCAGATTGTGCGTTGGATTGGTATCTCCGATGGCAATATGGAAGAAGGTTCACTGCGCTGCGATGCAAATGTCTCCATCCGACCGAAAGGCTCAGAGAAGTTCGGCACACGCACCGAAATCAAAAACCTAAACTCGTTCAAAAATGTCGAGAAGGCAATCGAGTATGAAGCCTTGCGACAGCGGCAAATCTTAGAAGCAGGGGGCACGATTGTGCAAGAGACGCGCCTGTGGGACAGCGAGCGACAAGAGACACGCCCAATGCGTTCCAAAGAAGAAGCACACGACTACCGCTACTTCCCCGAGCCTGACCTTGTACCAATTGAAGTAACGGAAGAAATGCTAGCTCAAATTCGAGCAGAATTGCCTGAAATGCCCGAAGCACGTGCCGCACGGTTTGTCTCACAGTATCAAATCCCTGAATACGATGCGAAAGTCATTACAACCGATAGAGCGCTAGCGGACTACTACGAAGAAACCGCAAGGGTATGCGGTGATGCAAAGGCTGCCTCGAACTGGGTGATGGGCGAGGTGCTGCGCACACTCAAAGAGAAGGCAATTGACATCTCGGAATTTCCTATTGAAGCCAAACGATTGGGTGAGCTAATTTCTCTGGTCAAAAAAGGTGTCATCAACGGCAACACAGCCAAAGAGGTAGTCTTCATCAAAATGCTCGAGGAAAAAACAGCGCCAGAGGAAATTGTGCAGCGTGATGGCTTGGCACAAGTAAGCGACACCGCTGCAATTGAACGAGAAGTGGCGGCAGTGTTAGCTGCAAACCCGACGCAGCTGGCTGATTATCGCTCTGGCAAAACTAAGCTCTTTGGCTACTTTGTCGGCGAGACGATGAAACGAATGAAAGGTAAAGCGAATCCACAAATCATTAACGAGATTCTAAGGCAAAAATTGGAGCAAGTGTGA
- the polA gene encoding DNA polymerase I, protein MPETAPHKRPTLFLLDGMALIYRAYYALMPAKMQTKSGFPTGAAFGFINTLTKVLENYSPDYIAVAFDSKEKTFRHERYPDYKANRPLPPDDLLMQLEKIYAIVDAYGIRNLKMPGYEADDIMGTLAKKFEKECDVFLVTPDKDFAQLVNSHIQILKPSKDDDKFERYGRNEVKEKYGVYPEQFIDMLTLMGDSSDNIPGVDGIGPKTAAALISEYGSLESLYKQVHLIKKPKLRENLLKAQDQLELTRFLVTIKTDVEINEPIESFKQKPIDADSLFPLLEELEFKQFLSRLKRSAKVEADATSSGMLFEESDTDFNFGANIDANYRFDLPTPQSVGHYTLVDTPERFTKLLEKLAQAKEFALDTETTSLDALEAELVMLSFSLQAREAFAIDFRAGLSREEVLRTLKPILENPAVRKVGQNIKYDWLVLRRYGIELSPPYFDTMLASYVLNPDAPHNLDELSETYLKFRTVRYDELVGTGKGQKSIYEVPVEDLKNYACQDADMALQLKATLEEKLLLEPALMRICEEIEFPLLRVLAEMEWSGIKIDSSVLGEISAALDTAIQEAAEAIYKEAGEPFNIDSPKQIGEVLFEKMKLPAKKRTKTGYSTDVRVLEELAEEYPIAEKILEYRSLQKLKNTYVDTLPTLVRARTGKVHTSFNQSVTATGRLSSSNPNLQNIPIRTEIGRQIRRAFVASSPDYALLSADYSQIELRIAAEFSGDETMQRAFKNGEDIHSATAKIIFETEAITKEMRRKAKEVNFGVLYGIQPFGLAQRLDISQAEAKTMIENYKAKYPKIFAFMERVLEQARTKGYVETALGRRRYFPNIKHKSAAIRNAEERAAINAPIQGTAADMIKLAMIEIDEKLRTKKLGAKMVLQVHDELLFDAPKVELETLGSLVQAEMVRAAKEAGLKTVPVVVEIGTGENWLAAH, encoded by the coding sequence ATGCCAGAGACTGCACCACACAAGCGCCCGACGCTCTTTCTGCTCGATGGAATGGCGCTCATTTACCGCGCCTACTATGCGCTAATGCCAGCTAAAATGCAAACGAAGAGCGGCTTTCCAACCGGCGCAGCATTCGGGTTCATCAACACACTGACGAAAGTGCTCGAGAACTACTCTCCTGATTACATTGCTGTTGCCTTCGATAGCAAGGAAAAAACATTTCGGCACGAGCGCTACCCAGACTACAAAGCCAACCGCCCTTTGCCACCTGACGACCTGCTGATGCAGCTTGAAAAAATCTATGCCATAGTCGATGCCTACGGTATCCGAAACCTCAAAATGCCGGGCTATGAAGCGGACGACATTATGGGCACGCTTGCCAAAAAGTTTGAAAAAGAGTGCGATGTCTTTCTGGTTACACCTGATAAGGACTTTGCGCAACTGGTCAATAGCCACATTCAGATTTTGAAGCCCAGCAAAGACGATGACAAATTCGAGCGCTATGGTCGGAATGAAGTGAAAGAAAAGTATGGCGTCTATCCTGAACAGTTTATTGATATGCTCACCTTAATGGGGGATTCATCGGATAACATTCCGGGCGTAGACGGCATTGGCCCAAAAACGGCGGCAGCACTCATTAGCGAATACGGTTCGTTGGAGTCACTCTACAAGCAAGTGCATCTGATTAAGAAGCCCAAGCTGCGGGAAAATCTACTTAAAGCTCAAGACCAGCTGGAACTGACACGTTTTCTGGTAACCATCAAAACCGATGTCGAAATCAATGAACCGATAGAGAGCTTCAAACAAAAGCCAATTGATGCAGACTCACTTTTTCCGCTGCTCGAGGAGCTGGAGTTCAAGCAATTTCTATCGCGCTTGAAGCGCAGTGCTAAAGTTGAAGCCGATGCCACATCAAGCGGAATGCTCTTCGAGGAAAGCGACACGGACTTCAATTTTGGTGCCAACATTGATGCAAATTACAGGTTTGATTTGCCAACGCCACAATCCGTTGGTCACTATACCTTAGTGGATACGCCCGAGCGTTTTACCAAGCTGCTTGAAAAGCTGGCGCAGGCAAAAGAATTTGCGCTTGATACCGAGACGACCAGCCTTGATGCATTGGAGGCAGAGCTGGTGATGCTATCCTTTTCGCTGCAAGCCAGAGAAGCCTTTGCGATTGATTTTCGCGCAGGATTGTCGCGTGAAGAAGTGCTGAGAACCTTGAAGCCGATTCTGGAAAATCCAGCAGTGCGCAAAGTTGGGCAAAATATAAAGTATGATTGGTTAGTGCTTCGGCGTTATGGCATTGAACTGTCGCCACCCTACTTTGACACCATGCTAGCAAGCTATGTGCTGAACCCTGATGCACCGCATAACTTGGACGAGCTGAGTGAAACCTACCTCAAATTTCGCACCGTGCGATACGATGAGTTGGTAGGGACAGGCAAAGGTCAGAAGTCAATCTACGAAGTGCCCGTAGAAGACTTAAAAAACTATGCTTGCCAAGATGCCGATATGGCGCTGCAGCTAAAAGCAACTTTGGAAGAAAAACTCCTACTTGAGCCTGCGTTGATGCGCATTTGTGAAGAGATTGAGTTTCCACTTTTACGCGTGCTGGCAGAAATGGAGTGGAGTGGGATCAAAATTGATAGCAGCGTATTGGGAGAGATTTCTGCGGCGCTGGACACTGCAATTCAAGAAGCGGCAGAGGCAATCTACAAAGAAGCGGGGGAGCCGTTCAACATTGATTCACCTAAGCAAATTGGTGAAGTGCTCTTTGAGAAAATGAAACTCCCAGCAAAGAAACGCACCAAAACGGGCTACTCTACAGATGTGCGGGTTTTGGAAGAGCTGGCAGAAGAATATCCGATTGCAGAGAAGATTTTGGAATACCGAAGCCTGCAAAAGCTCAAAAACACATATGTCGACACACTACCGACGCTGGTGCGTGCCAGAACAGGAAAAGTGCACACCTCTTTCAACCAAAGCGTAACCGCAACGGGAAGGCTATCTTCCTCCAATCCGAACTTGCAGAATATCCCAATTCGCACAGAGATAGGGCGGCAAATTCGGCGCGCCTTCGTGGCAAGCAGTCCAGACTATGCACTACTCTCGGCAGATTACTCGCAAATTGAACTGCGCATTGCCGCCGAGTTCTCAGGCGACGAAACAATGCAGCGTGCCTTCAAAAATGGTGAGGATATTCACAGCGCAACGGCAAAAATTATCTTTGAAACTGAAGCAATTACCAAAGAGATGCGCCGTAAGGCAAAGGAGGTCAACTTCGGTGTGCTATACGGGATTCAGCCGTTTGGCTTAGCACAGCGGCTCGATATCTCGCAAGCGGAAGCCAAGACGATGATTGAAAACTACAAGGCAAAGTATCCGAAAATCTTTGCCTTTATGGAGCGTGTCTTGGAGCAGGCGCGCACGAAGGGTTATGTCGAAACGGCGCTAGGAAGACGGCGCTATTTCCCAAACATCAAGCATAAGAGTGCAGCTATTCGCAATGCCGAAGAACGCGCAGCTATCAACGCTCCCATTCAGGGCACAGCTGCCGATATGATTAAATTAGCGATGATTGAAATTGACGAAAAGCTGCGCACAAAAAAGCTCGGTGCCAAAATGGTACTGCAAGTGCACGATGAATTGCTATTTGATGCACCAAAAGTGGAGCTGGAGACACTGGGAAGTCTAGTGCAAGCAGAGATGGTTCGCGCAGCAAAAGAGGCAGGTCTGAAGACCGTGCCAGTTGTGGTGGAAATTGGAACTGGAGAAAACTGGTTAGCGGCTCACTGA
- a CDS encoding Uma2 family endonuclease — protein MEGVASKASIQALREDDVAVQLERRRFTVSEYLRMAEIGIFAPDEKLELIDGEIVKKMSPIGTPHLWCVARIAKLLERRLGDQHFILVQSPLQLDEHNEPEPDIVLLPLREGVERPTAREALLVVEVSDTTIKLDRKVKVPLYAAFGIVEVWLVDLVANRIEAYREPKDGTYHQVLMFDETERLSPLKFPDVSFSVAEILGTKPLRLP, from the coding sequence ATGGAAGGGGTAGCCAGTAAGGCAAGCATTCAAGCGTTGAGAGAAGACGATGTAGCGGTTCAGCTTGAGAGGCGTCGTTTTACGGTCAGTGAATATCTCAGGATGGCGGAGATAGGCATTTTTGCGCCAGATGAAAAGCTGGAACTCATTGACGGTGAAATTGTCAAAAAAATGAGCCCTATCGGCACACCTCACCTGTGGTGTGTAGCACGCATCGCAAAGCTGCTTGAGCGCAGACTGGGCGACCAGCACTTTATCTTGGTGCAAAGCCCTTTGCAACTCGATGAGCACAATGAGCCAGAGCCGGACATTGTGCTGTTGCCGTTGAGGGAGGGGGTAGAGCGTCCGACGGCCAGAGAGGCGTTGTTGGTGGTGGAAGTATCGGATACGACCATCAAGCTTGACCGCAAGGTGAAAGTGCCGCTGTATGCGGCGTTTGGCATTGTAGAGGTTTGGCTGGTGGATTTAGTGGCAAATCGCATTGAAGCCTACCGAGAACCGAAGGACGGGACTTATCACCAAGTGTTGATGTTTGATGAGACAGAGCGTCTTTCGCCGCTCAAATTCCCCGATGTCAGCTTTTCAGTGGCAGAAATTCTGGGCACAAAGCCACTTCGCCTACCTTGA
- a CDS encoding transglycosylase SLT domain-containing protein: protein MHRHTLLAALCTYLLCLAWCSCTSTNTAVYLPPPEETALEPAPIDTVKIKYLDSLRRAEALARQQQLEAVRQAEMRQQKKDRATKLARIKLLAELAEKQKKERSENLPSTLTEGIELIAELLDDESLERDATFCWMAFRMLQLYDEYVMPLSEADTDNPALAIRERLLGNAENTVIDESLFIGMLLPKTQIPIELNAEVKKFITYFSKNAKMHIIFQRYLDRAAIYFPTMAQVLAEEGVPPELIYLSIVESGVNPHARSRANAIGMWQFVKGTGRLYGLEGNLWFDERRDVIKSTRSAARHLKDLYQIYGDWYLALAAYNAGGGRVNRALKKSPKKRDFWSLCKYFRRETRQYVPRYLAATLIAMNPTRFGFTPIEYGAPIEYDEVSIPDCISLSTIADYSGIPLDSLRFLNPELHKNITPPAYRGYKLKVPKGRAADVASAVERIPASERLYFLAHKAKRDESLLTLAKQHRVSPEALRQFNELKTWHVPKGRVVMIPTTAEVFQTVQYSVRDLSDDSREARYRPRWRRRYAYKKRKSRSTAQQHRPVPLPFALTSPSSRAGLREWLCA, encoded by the coding sequence ATGCACCGACACACTCTGTTAGCTGCTCTATGCACATACTTGCTATGCCTTGCATGGTGCAGTTGCACCAGCACCAATACTGCTGTCTATCTTCCTCCACCTGAAGAAACTGCCTTAGAGCCTGCTCCCATCGACACGGTCAAAATCAAATACTTAGACTCACTTCGGCGCGCTGAGGCGCTGGCGCGTCAGCAGCAGCTTGAAGCAGTGCGTCAAGCTGAAATGAGGCAGCAGAAGAAAGATAGGGCTACGAAGTTAGCACGCATTAAACTGCTTGCGGAACTTGCCGAGAAGCAAAAGAAAGAGCGTAGTGAAAACTTGCCATCCACACTGACTGAGGGTATCGAGCTTATTGCTGAGCTACTTGACGATGAATCTCTCGAGCGCGATGCCACATTTTGTTGGATGGCGTTTCGTATGTTGCAGCTCTACGACGAGTATGTAATGCCCCTTTCCGAAGCCGATACCGATAATCCTGCCTTAGCAATCCGTGAGCGCCTACTTGGCAACGCAGAAAATACGGTGATTGATGAAAGCCTCTTTATCGGCATGCTTCTACCTAAAACGCAAATTCCAATTGAGCTGAATGCAGAGGTCAAGAAATTCATCACATACTTTTCCAAGAACGCAAAGATGCACATCATTTTCCAGCGATATTTAGACCGTGCAGCGATTTATTTCCCTACCATGGCGCAGGTGCTTGCAGAGGAAGGCGTTCCACCAGAATTGATTTATCTTTCTATTGTGGAAAGTGGTGTCAATCCACACGCACGCAGTCGTGCTAATGCAATTGGCATGTGGCAATTTGTCAAGGGCACGGGGCGACTTTATGGCTTAGAAGGAAACCTATGGTTTGATGAGCGGCGTGATGTGATTAAGTCTACGCGCAGTGCTGCACGGCATCTCAAAGACCTCTACCAAATCTATGGGGATTGGTATTTAGCGCTGGCCGCTTACAATGCGGGCGGTGGGCGGGTCAATCGTGCCCTGAAAAAATCGCCTAAAAAGCGTGATTTTTGGTCGCTCTGCAAATACTTCCGCCGTGAAACGCGCCAGTATGTGCCGCGCTATTTAGCCGCCACTTTGATTGCAATGAACCCAACACGTTTTGGCTTTACCCCTATTGAATACGGCGCTCCTATTGAGTATGACGAAGTCAGCATACCCGATTGCATTTCGCTCTCAACGATTGCCGACTACAGCGGCATTCCCCTCGATAGCTTGCGATTCCTAAATCCAGAGCTACACAAAAACATTACGCCCCCTGCTTACAGAGGCTATAAACTCAAAGTGCCCAAGGGACGGGCTGCAGATGTTGCGTCTGCTGTAGAACGAATTCCTGCAAGCGAGCGGCTTTACTTCCTTGCTCACAAGGCGAAGCGAGATGAATCGCTGCTTACCTTGGCGAAGCAACACCGTGTTTCACCTGAGGCTTTGCGACAATTCAACGAGCTAAAAACTTGGCATGTGCCTAAGGGGCGCGTGGTGATGATTCCCACGACGGCTGAAGTTTTCCAGACTGTGCAATATTCCGTGCGCGACCTTTCTGACGATAGCCGTGAGGCACGATACCGCCCTCGCTGGCGCAGGCGCTACGCATACAAGAAACGCAAGTCTCGCTCTACGGCTCAGCAGCATCGGCCTGTGCCACTTCCTTTTGCTCTCACATCGCCTTCCAGCAGAGCTGGACTACGAGAGTGGCTTTGTGCCTAG
- a CDS encoding Uma2 family endonuclease encodes MAKIESDAVRPVAGHLFTVEEFIKLLQAEVLSADKKFELIEGEIFEMTAMEAPHFAAVMRLNHLFVEKLGKMGQVSVQSPIRLSAYSMPEPDLVILHPRSDFYAAELPKASDVLLIVEVSGTTLSRDKAVKRPLYANHNLVELWIVNLSELQLEVYREPKGKTYRQTLILDHADYITPLKFPDVSFSVAEILGTKPLS; translated from the coding sequence ATGGCAAAAATAGAATCCGATGCCGTAAGGCCAGTGGCAGGGCATTTATTCACGGTTGAAGAGTTCATCAAACTGCTGCAGGCTGAGGTATTAAGTGCAGATAAGAAGTTTGAGCTGATTGAGGGAGAAATCTTTGAGATGACAGCCATGGAAGCGCCGCATTTTGCAGCGGTGATGCGGCTAAATCATCTCTTCGTCGAAAAGTTAGGAAAGATGGGGCAAGTGAGCGTGCAATCTCCAATTCGTCTGTCTGCATACTCAATGCCAGAGCCTGACCTTGTGATACTGCATCCGAGAAGTGATTTCTATGCTGCGGAACTGCCGAAAGCAAGCGATGTGCTACTAATTGTGGAGGTGTCGGGCACAACGCTGAGCCGTGATAAAGCGGTTAAACGACCACTTTACGCAAACCACAATTTGGTTGAGCTTTGGATTGTAAACCTAAGTGAGCTGCAGCTCGAAGTCTATCGAGAACCAAAAGGTAAAACCTACCGACAAACTCTAATCTTAGACCATGCAGACTACATTACGCCGCTCAAATTCCCCGATGTCAGCTTTTCAGTGGCAGAAATTCTAGGCACAAAGCCACTCTCGTAG